The Triticum aestivum cultivar Chinese Spring chromosome 3A, IWGSC CS RefSeq v2.1, whole genome shotgun sequence genome includes a region encoding these proteins:
- the LOC123060603 gene encoding uncharacterized protein codes for MANEKHVNSKGHEVIELCCKSVKGVKFSEADGVIGSKTQSCELPKQQSLCKLFSDAMASSSFSSSTSSTSIEGDKCVTAETSSSDMPNKAFAKTKEANKHCDNKYSAEPSNREMSAPFIDLNMTPPECTDLGCTYDSNLEGLESQPPASDFEKIKSSRWAGTFLNGEAINVSDIDAVGSPLSLRELAETRWGCSNVSVNDTMTMSTYPCALPDQTFQDSFTQHKTWFSRNLNNVGSQLSRECNVSHSTELYSRSELNVGHECSPSTGQTVRLMGKDLTVCTTRGESFAETAQKHTGTSTNDYLKANVLLPQGQPFFSLQAQSFPNVAVNSTRTTQASTYHASTSHAHFGYRTPHDFSHPFPAANIFSGDRLPYESRYGGFSNSRTNQTFLLGCPPLPNHSSAAFHQNTPRPWRYFSDPFAGDEPPAAPFLPVTGQQRTPPSVFHADLPRQHVVHSARSSVCPLNSVSYTLSHPGQVIQEVSNSTGDAALLSRNTENRMRRAVPDNSNASSSCRSVQKRSGPVKLTPGAKHILVPSDSTHGDSMPVYSCLSFGSRSGNAAGSQNKGA; via the exons ATGGCCAATGAGAAACATGTCAATTCAAAAGGCCATGAAGTAATAGAACTATGCTGCAAATCAGTGAAGGGTGTCAAATTCTCAGAAGCAGATGGTGTAATTGGCAGTAAGACGCAGAGTTGTGAGCTACCCAAACAACAAAGTCTCTGCAAGCTGTTCTCGGATGCTATGGCTTCATCGTCATTCTCTTCGTCAACATCATCCACGTCCATTGAAGGAGACAAATGTGTAACTGCAGAAACTAGTAGTTCTGACATGCCCAACAAAGCCTTCGCTAAGACTAAAGAAGCAAATAAGCATTGCGATAACAAGTACTCTGCTGAGCCTAGTAACAGAGAGATGTCTGCTCCATTCATTGATCTGAATATGACACCACCAGAATGTACTGATTTAGGCTGCACCTACGATTCAAATTTAGAG GGACTGGAAAGCCAACCACCTGCTTCTGACTTTGAAAAAATAAAGAGTTCAAGATGGGCAGGCACATTTTTGAATGGTGAGGCAATCAATGTTTCCGACATAGATGCTGTTGGTTCTCCACTGAGCTTAAGAGAACTCGCCGAGACTCGTTGGGGTTGCAGTAATGTTTCAGTAAATGATACCATGACTATGAGTACATATCCTTGTGCATTGCCAGACCAGACATTTCAGGATTCATTTACGCAGCACAAGACTTGGTTCTCCAGAAATCTGAATAATGTTGGCTCCCAGCTTTCTCGTGAATGTAATGTGTCTCACAGCACGGAGTTATATTCTCGTTCTGAGTTGAACGTGGGGCACGAGTGTAGTCCTTCTACGGGACAGACAGTTCGTTTGATGGGTAAAGATCTTACAGTTTGCACGACCAGAGGTGAATCGTTTGCTGAAACTGCACAGAAACATACAGGAACTTCCACCAATGACTATCTTAAGGCAAATGTATTATTGCCACAAGGACAGCCTTTTTTCTCTTTACAAGCTCAAAGTTTCCCCAATGTTGCGGTAAATTCTACCAGAACAACTCAAGCTTCAACATATCATGCAAGCACAAGTCACGCACATTTTGGGTACAGGACTCCACATGATTTCAGTCACCCGTTTCCTGCAGCTAATATATTTTCTGGAGATCGATTGCCATATGAAAGCAGGTATGGTGGTTTTTCAAACTCACGGACCAATCAGACTTTTCTATTGGGGTGTCCACCTCTTCCGAATCATAGCAGTGCAGCATTCCATCAGAATACACCGCGTCCTTGGCGTTATTTCTCTGATCCCTTCGCTGGGGATGAACCACCTGCAGCACCATTTTTGCCTGTAACCGGACAGCAAAGGACACCACCTTCAGTGTTCCATGCCGATTTACCTCGTCAACATGTTGTGCATTCAGCAAGGTCGTCGGTTTGCCCTCTTAACTCTGTGAGTTATACACTCAGCCATCCAGGCCAGGTAATTCAAGAAGTTTCCAACAGCACAGGAGATGCAGCCCTTCTGTCCAGAAATACAGAGAACCGAATGAGGAGAGCTGTTCCTGACAATTCCAATGCTTCTTCTAGTTGTCGCAGTGTGCAGAAGAGATCAGGACCGGTGAAGCTCACTCCCGGCGCGAAGCATATACTGGTGCCAAGCGATAGCACACATGGCGATTCTATGCCTGTGTACTCCTGTTTATCCTTCGGAAGTAGGAGCGGAAATGCTGCAGGGTCTCAGaacaaaggagcatga